From Desulfuromonas soudanensis, the proteins below share one genomic window:
- a CDS encoding ATP-binding protein yields MKIFLPEIRCDADGFSRLIQLATETRACWFDDIEVDMSHVSWFDANMCAPFGAILYKMGYDNNTVTLTNAPTSVEAILSKNGFLCNYGRPRRLDTYGSTVEYKRFEPKDDRYFAEYVEKQLVDKGIPEMSPGLVKKFRESIYEIFSNAVIHSQTKLGIFSCGQYFPKKHRMDFSVADLGIGIQQNLHERLGLDLPAEQAINWALEGKNTTKSGPIPGGLGLKLLREFIELNQGRIQVVSDKGYWELCRGKVLTKVFPEPFPGTVVNIEINTADTKSYCLSSEISPDDIF; encoded by the coding sequence ATGAAAATCTTCCTCCCGGAAATCCGCTGTGATGCAGATGGGTTCTCTCGGCTCATTCAACTTGCGACCGAAACAAGAGCATGTTGGTTCGATGACATCGAAGTCGACATGAGCCACGTTTCGTGGTTCGATGCCAATATGTGCGCTCCATTTGGCGCCATTCTTTACAAGATGGGATACGACAACAATACGGTCACCCTGACCAATGCCCCCACCAGCGTCGAAGCGATTCTATCCAAAAACGGCTTCTTGTGTAACTATGGCAGGCCCCGGCGTTTGGACACCTACGGTTCGACGGTTGAATACAAGCGGTTCGAACCGAAGGATGATCGCTACTTTGCCGAATATGTCGAAAAACAACTGGTTGACAAGGGAATTCCGGAGATGTCACCGGGGTTGGTTAAAAAATTTCGCGAAAGCATTTATGAAATTTTCAGCAACGCAGTGATTCATTCTCAAACCAAACTGGGAATTTTTTCTTGCGGCCAGTATTTTCCCAAAAAGCACCGGATGGATTTTTCAGTCGCAGACCTGGGTATCGGAATACAGCAAAATCTCCACGAACGGCTCGGCCTCGACCTGCCTGCCGAGCAGGCGATCAACTGGGCACTGGAAGGGAAAAACACCACCAAATCCGGCCCAATACCTGGCGGGCTGGGGCTCAAACTCCTTCGCGAATTCATTGAACTGAATCAAGGGCGGATCCAGGTTGTCTCAGACAAGGGGTATTGGGAATTATGTCGGGGAAAAGTTTTGACAAAGGTTTTTCCTGAGCCATTTCCAGGTACTGTGGTTAATATTGAAATCAATACCGCCGATACCAAATCCTA